CTCCCTTCTTCATCATTTTCGTTATTTCCAACCCCATAACTTACTTTATGAGGGGTAAATTTAGTAAACACAGCTGTTCCTGAATAGCCTTTTTTTTCGGCATAGTTCCAGTATTGTTCGTATTCTTTTAATTCAAGATCTATTTGGCCATTTTGTAGTTTGGTTTCTTGAATACAAAAGATATCAGCGTTTAATTTGTCAAAAGACTCTAAAAAGCCTTTTTTTAGACTGGCTCTTAAACCATTAACGTTCCATGATACTATTTTCATTTTCATACCCCCCAAAATTTTTGTATTACTCTAGCAGGTGGTTTTTCAGTTAATAGTGAAACAATTACAAATCCTGCAAGAGACAAGACTAATGTTAATACAATAGGATGCATACCAAGGGGTGTGGGCCAGTAGATATCAAATAATATAAAGGAAAGAACTCCTAATATTATAGAGGTGTAAGCACCTTTAGTATTAGCACGTTTCCAGTATATGCCTAAAACAATTGGCCAGAGAAAAGTTGCTTTTAAGCCTCCAGCTGCATAAAGGTTTAACCAAACCATTAGATCAGGTGGGTCAAAAGCCATAATAAATACAACAGCCCCCATAATTATAGCACTTAAAAATGTAATTAAAGATGTCCTTTGAAGTTTTGGATTTATTATATTTGCATAGACGTCATTTACAATTGCACCAAGCCCTACAAGCAGCTGGGAATCGATAGACGACATTACTGCAGCAAGAGGTCCCGCTAAGATTAGACCTGCGATCCAATTTGGGAAAAGATGAGTTGTTAGCTTTGGGACTACTAAGTCCCCTGATTCAATTCCAGGTAATAAGACTGCTCCAAAGGCTCCAAGTAAATGCATCCCAAGTAATAAAATCATTGTTATAATTGTTCCATAAATAATAGCATCTTTTAAACTTTTGCTATCTTTGTAACTCATTGCTCTTGTTGCTACCCTGGGAAGACCTACTACACCGAAACCAACTAATACCCAAAAAGAAGTAACGTAAGCTATTGTCAAAAATTCTGGATCAGTACCATAAGGTGATATCATTCCAGGGTCTAGCTTGTACATGTCCTGAATTATGTTATTTATCCCTCCTCCTGCACTAATTGCAGCAAATATAACAGCTGATACACCAACTGTCATAACAATCCCCTGCAGTGTATCTGTTAGTGCCACCGCCCTAAAACCGCCAATAATAGTGTATATGAGTATTGTGAAGGCAAAAAAGATCAGGCCAACTTCATAGGATATGCCAAGAGCACCTTCTAAGAGCCTTACAGCTCCTATTACTTGTGCCGTCATTGCAGCCAGCAAAAAAAATACAACAGATAAAGAGACAATGACTACAAGTAATTTGCTTTCATAACGTTCTTTTAAAAAGTCTGTTATTGTCACTGCGTTAATTTTTCTTGCTATTATTGCAAACTTCTTCCCCAGAACTCCAAGG
The Natranaerofaba carboxydovora genome window above contains:
- the panF gene encoding sodium/pantothenate symporter codes for the protein MAEEVRFDALIPLIIYFIIIYIIGFISMRYVYRATKREGKGFLKEYLMSDRNLNGFVLAMTLVATYLSAGSFIGGPGTAYTYGLAWVFLAMAQMPTGYFTLGVLGKKFAIIARKINAVTITDFLKERYESKLLVVIVSLSVVFFLLAAMTAQVIGAVRLLEGALGISYEVGLIFFAFTILIYTIIGGFRAVALTDTLQGIVMTVGVSAVIFAAISAGGGINNIIQDMYKLDPGMISPYGTDPEFLTIAYVTSFWVLVGFGVVGLPRVATRAMSYKDSKSLKDAIIYGTIITMILLLGMHLLGAFGAVLLPGIESGDLVVPKLTTHLFPNWIAGLILAGPLAAVMSSIDSQLLVGLGAIVNDVYANIINPKLQRTSLITFLSAIIMGAVVFIMAFDPPDLMVWLNLYAAGGLKATFLWPIVLGIYWKRANTKGAYTSIILGVLSFILFDIYWPTPLGMHPIVLTLVLSLAGFVIVSLLTEKPPARVIQKFWGV